The window ATCCGGACTCCCGCTGCTATGGGCAGGGCATCAGCGGTCGTAGAGCGACGTTCTCCTCGCATTCTCCTCCCAGCCGAACCTGCCCATGCCACCTCCGGCACCGGTGAACGCGGAGGCCCTGGTGGCCGCGAACAACAGCACCCTCGACGGGATCCTTGGTGCGTACAACATGAGTACGAGTGGCGTGGGCACGGTCGGCTCCTCCGGGCCCGTCAGCCAGGAGCGGCGCGACCAGCTGGACTGCCAAGCTCCCGCGTGGAGCCCCGTTGATAGCAGCGAGAATGAAGCCGAGAGCGCGGACGGTAGCTTGCCCAGGCATTGCCGCAGCTTGTCGGCGGACAACCTTGTAGGGAAGTTCAAGTTTGAACCCTCCGGCCTGGAGCCGTCCAACTCCAACTCCAACATGCCGCCTCCATCTCCGGGGCCAGGTACTGCTAGTCGGCTGGCACGCAGTGGAAGTGGTTCCATTGGTGGTGTCGCTGCTCTCTTTGCCATGGAATTCGCAAACATTAAGGAATTCAGTGAGGCAGATAAGAAGGTTATCATGGACAGTGAGCACCTCGCGCAGATTTTGCTGACCGATCCTAAGAGGGTCAGGAGGTGTGTTGGGCGTCCTTGTTTGGATAAGTAGTTTTTTAGGGAAGGCCATCATGGCTAGTTTTATTGAAACTCAAAATAGGTTTACATCGTCTACAAGCTTGCTGACAACAATGTCAGGAGGCTCGTCCAACCAGCTAAAAGAAATCTTATTACAATAAAAAATGAGCTAGCACATGAGCCGCTTGATTACAAGATCGATAACAGTGCTTAAAATGACCTTTTCAATAGAATTACTAGTGTCTAGATATTCTGCGAAAATGGCCGCTGCAGCGTCCCATCAAGTTGTTTGACCATTGCAAAAATTGATGACCTGCAGAGAATcttgttagaagggagagagagggattgttgcggaatatgatggatgtattattgagcctcgagggcgagtatatattgagtacaagACTTGGAGGGCAATACGCCTCTCCTGGAGATAAGCTAGGAGACGGATTACAAATCCTAGACTACCAAATACAAGTcccaaatatatctctaacatccccccgcagtcgtAGCGGTAGCGTTGCAAACAACAGGAGCGTCGCGGACGGTCAGACTGGAGAGAATAGCAGCCGACGGACTGACATCCCCCCGCAGTACTAGCGGGAGCATCGTGGACGGTGTCGCGTCGTGGGCGCGTTGACTGTAGAGGAAGCTGACGAGTTGCTCAAGCGGATGATAGCCCTTTGTGCTGatgtcgatgtagccgagagcgGAAGGTGGTGTAgtcgtggtcgaggtagccgtgcgaagaacgccgtggtcgatgtcgagtcggggtagccGGTGTCGAGCGAGTCGTCGTGGAGCCGCAGGCGCAAGGAGGCGCCGAGTTAGTCATGGGCGTAGTGGTGTCGAAGAAGTGATGCGCCAGAAAGGAAAATGGTGTTGACGATGCGTCGCGCCGGGTTTGCCAACCCCGGGGACACATCGTAGACGAAGGCACgcgtcggtgttgccagcaccgggcatgcgtagacggtcGAAGACAAAGTTGACAAAGCACcgcaccaggcttgccaggcccggggacacgtctgtaatgcccacgatgcggctatatctcccacgtgtcgaggcacgacttagaggcataaccgcattgtaggttttgtcgcaagaagggtcatcttcacacaatcccatgtaatgaacaagaatgggataaagagagttggcttacaatcgccacttcacacagtacataaattaaaatcatacatcatccaaaatccacacatagaccgactacggtcaaatccaaatgaaaggaagataaccccaaatgctagattcccgatcgtcccggatctacccaaagcaagaacacaagcaatggaaccacaatcaatcacggtgcaatgcacaagcaacatgatgcaatacatgcatgatatgcgagatgtgatatgcgatgcatatgcgtgcttcggaagaaaaaggatgaacaagtcaacaacttggcaaaccaagtatgccactagaaagatgagatgatttcggtcgaaatcgatataaagatcaccggaaacggatgcacggtttgcaaatggcaagtaAAACAAGGATGACACGATTCtacgattaacaacatgatagcacttagaatacatcaagtaactatgctacagcaccccaacatagcaacaaagcatgtggcagtgatctacaagagattcttgacaaaagaagaacactgagctacagctaagtcacaaaataacaagttcaaacaagcatggcaaaagtgcaaaagatatcagcttcacagacactgaaaatactggacatggctgaaacagcatcaggtagcaatgttcagagcaagcaatcaacatactacaggaacttatcatagcaaaacaaggcatggcatgaatctactaaatgcatagaacaaaagtcccttactgatcatgagccaaaaaggatcagaagatatgatggcacccatgtaaacatagcaagtttcgttaacaggtttcagacttagcagaaaacagaacatggcattaacagaattatgaaggcatctttgtgagctcgattcactcatcacaaagtaatgcatgacaaaaacaagcatacctacagcaagatggcatgttcatgaagctaaccatggcaagagcaagtacatagcatgtatggatcaactacaacaaccttggcaaaattgaatatcatgttaacattctgccaggaacattttatagcaacagtagagcaagattgagacattcTAGGGCACTTCATAATTTCAAACAGggacatggatggatagagcacaaccatatgtgtcgtggaattgtcacggcagatgtccttgagctaggacttagtcgcggagccatcgcagctaggaagcttgaaggggttaaacgggacaaggaacacgaggtttatactggttcagccccttacggtgaaggtaaaagcctacgtccagttgaggtggtattgattagggtttcgatgaccagggagcttaactactatgcctggctctcgatgagatctttcttgcccttaaaccgccgccgagtcgtccctttatatagagaggttgacgcccagcagctctcagagtcccggccggctcataagagtgtccggctcggactctcaactattcttgccttacactacaagttctaccataatgacgattgtaactacgggccttaagccatatccgggtcttaagcccatcttcggcccgccgtcttcaggcttggcaccgggcttcagacgatgaccattatgagtaacccggcccctcctggcgggtgactctaaggtttatatcctcaacattaggccccagattgatttgagccggctcatgtcaatcttcaatcctttcgacagaaaatctccggcttacaattgtgtgaaggccataacccggcgtgacgtcatcctctggattccgggtaatctgccgtgacgtcatcttccattaagtccattttttactccaccatatccgcaacggatcttatctttaactgccgtcccgaaaatcgaggcgtttttatgGCGAGATAGCCACGtcgtggcctccttgtttctcgcgcccacttatgagcctcgccttataaatagcccaGCCCAATGAGCCTCCAGTCACTTCgccacctccatcttcttcctctcgccacagTGTTGtgctcgagctccaccgccgccgccgccgccgcgggtcttcttgtcttcaccaactccggccgctgcatcaacctgacgtgactAGATAAACAGCGGCGATCTCCGCAACTCTCCAACACTTGTAAGTCTCTGCtaccccgtagaacagatctgcagtagggtttcttcctgttcttcccgtgttcttcgcCGTTCCTCGCTAGTTCTCGGTAGATTTCATTTTTACCACCTTTCTTGATCTCTGACTGTATAGAACTGCTGCGGTAGTTGTTTCACGCTCGTTTCCAATGTTCATAGATCCCTTCTTACTGCATAAAAGCTCCGTTCAAACTTAGGAACTTCCtctgcgtctgttttaggtctagaaaccttTCCTTTTAGtcgaccgttttgatccaaaatactcactgcgatctgtgaaacttattttcaccacacttagtaaaaaactgcatccgctgagctatggcggcttacatttccggctcaaagaagccacgcgccgtaaaaccttccggctcaaaagaagccacgcgccgtgaAATTTTCCGGCTTATTTATGATAAAACTATAGACAATTGAATTACTCTCAATGCgtccagcggcttagataactcGACGCACTTAgctatatgtcattaggccccttcataagccgccactttaaacattgaactgtaaatttcttccagcttataattaaaccggacatttccttttatcataggcttccgactttcaccatgcctcccaaagctcccgaagcacccatcacgtgcaactggatgaggtccaacgtcactgatgacaccttagcagactttgtaaaaatgggttacctgcccaagaaggacgtcatgtcctaccgtgcccctgacccatcaGAAGAGAGACCGCAACCAAAGGATGGTGAAGTGGTAATATtcgcggatcacatgagccggggcttcgcaccgcccggctcaaagttctttagagatgtactgaatttctttgacctgcggccacaagacataggacccaattcggtgtcgaatatatgcaacttccaagtattctgcgaggtctaccttggagaagagcccagcctgctgctcttcagagagctcttttatctgaaccaccagaacgagtgcgccaacgggccaagcttagaacttggtggaatctccattcagcgacggagagactgcctttttccttacgccgagccgccaagccacccaaaggactggaaccagacgtggttctactgccaagacacttcgccggctgacgagagcccgctgcccggctttcgtccttcgcgtctggaaccaactcaccctctgtcagacaagttATCTCAGTCGGAGCGctaacctctgatccccaccatcaacaaaatcaaggctctcctgggaaatggccttaatggcattgatctggtccgagtctggatctcgtggcgggtgatccccttaagccgccgccccggcttaatgtgtgagtacacgggccggaaagatgacaccctgagacacagccgcaacgatcttcctgaagacgttgctgaagacatgaccaaggccctcttgaacgagagcttggcagactgcgggaggaccggcttaagccccttctgcaagaccaacccagccccagcggtaagccgctgatctgaacatcttattttcttctgtagatagcattcatctgaaccttaagaaatcgtcattgcatttttcaggctgatgacaaattctggaaggtcaaatatgaccatgaggtggccaagaaggccaggaaggctaagaaagccgccaagagagccgctccccgcaagaagggaagcaggcctactgcttcagagctgctgcaactaagcgacagctccgagtcagaggtaacccctgaacctataagctcttgttgtatttcttgtttatttctgtccaccttatcaatactgttcatcaacaggatgacaccggagcaagtaacccggtggttgaagaggtaatgacactttcctccgactcggagcccttgccaaggctgaaagtccgaagggtaacccggaaagtaagattttcacatcctttagcttatcaagatcctcaatttcttttgaggcaacagattcatgagagccggcggcacacccggaccaacaaggatgctgacctctcctccggcttacctgaggcatcaaggaagcgccggtccgaggttatctccaacttatatccttttcatcctctggcgggtgttatacgtcaacctctcaattcttctgattcaaattatcaggagacgtctccttcctctggtgactcgatgcagtcgaatctgccggctttcaagaccgtacccgggtaatgatgatcatctcttgctgtgctttatctttactcatacttttgtactaaccttttgtcctttcagcgctcaagcaaagctcagtaaaagagcaaagaagaataagccggcGGAGGAGTCGGTTGTGACGGAACCGGAAGTTtccgctcaagagccgccagccgcctctgctcctgaagccaccgctcccaccgacgagccagccacggagacttccaccaacccggatatctccagcccagctcagccggccgatgacccggacgtggtaatcacccggacggagtttgttgagccggggagacccactgcgctggccaagtgctccgccaaggaagagttgctagagcgcagccgggccaatctggacctcaccaacTATACTAACTTGAGCGTCGGAGAGATCGTCTCTGGCTATGTgagtcaggtgcacaagagccgggatttggagatcaacatggtgaatcagatacagcagaagtctgaggtaccactctactgcttactgcatagttatctttaccatactagcccccaagtcgacgacttatgattgaatatgttgtagacttaatttccggcttacttccatgaaccggtaatttgtagatagaaacgttcgacatgcattagccccccaagtgccaagtgtctttgcttggaaagtgcttgggactttaaaattgcataataactgttcatactataacccggaaattgtgcaggctacttgcaagaagtttgaggctgatatctctgatctgaagaaccgcctgaagactcaggaaactgagacccggaaggccaacgccaaatttgagtccagtatcgccgctcaagagaagctgaaaaagaactttgaagctgaaaggaagacttgggtcgaagagaaggctactctggtgagccgggccgaacaggcggagaaggctctgacggagagaaccgccgaactctccggcttaaagcgccacgtgtcacagatggtcgccgcaatcttcggtaagtcattccaccggctttcgtcaagtttataatctttatgtctcgTAATTCCCATCATTACCAGCGGCCTATCTTACTTTGTTCAACAGGTccaagaagcgccaacctcaaccaaaatgtgctgaccaagttgaaggccgtgtacactctggtggagcaactctacaccgggtcacagcgcgccctagccgtggtggccctatccaatgaggttccgactcacctggcggaagttcttcgctggcttgccgttcttcctcaacgtgtccaagagctgcgacgggcttctgcaagagccggagccatagctgctctgagccgggccaaggctttccttccagagctagacccggcggacattgcactTGGCTACCCCatcttgaaggaagacggcactccTTTCGATCAAAAGGACttcgctgcctgtgtgaagatcgtgcgcctggtggccaccctgattgggaatgataCTGATCTGACAAAGTACCAGTCGggctacgatgcagagaatcagaggatccctactccgcgTTACGAAGCCGTCGGcttggtcccgccgactcgtaagcacacttttgccccagacattaacccggccgggttaattgacgaggaggctcaattcgaagctttgagcggcattgactggaaatcatcaaccttccaggtcatgggaatagccggaggagcggagagggatgagccggaagcttcaacccgACAAGCATCTTAACTTGTAGGCGGCTCATGACTACATCTGAAAACAATGCCTCATCTTTTGGACTctgggagtcttgtaatagagtaggatcaACATTTTAACCTTGTCATGCCATCGTGCACATTCTGAACGCTtaattccattgaagttgcttccttatactcctccgggtcataattgatcattcatcttccttaagctcaaatagttgtctttaactatcctgcgtagaagaacaaatcacaagtctctaggcggcttaccgcactgagaatcatagtctgacacatataacccggaatataaaTCTAAGTCAtgaaagactggtcctcaattatatccttgatataaccgtaataacacacttaccggcctttaaatacacttccggtttatataacccgggtaataaggttggtacctcaattccggtttaccagtcttgataACGCCAATTGTGTTTGACGagcactgtgaatcaaagttaagccgacggaataagaaccgccgtgtacactgttgatacaatcagaagaactcgttgtaaatcagaaaatcaaaactcaggggcttccggttcgaatacgaccagagacccgtcccaaaggggttaagctaagattcgaatgcgatcatatagcccccagcgggtttggcgatgccgatcaagagggtaccgacagctatgttctctttggttcgaatacgacccatgtttgaacaggaagcccccaaatgaccttagcagttgtttaacgacgctgattcgaatacgatccacgtcggttcccaaagggggttgaactatgattcaaatatgatcaaagaaaactccccaatgagctcggcactttgccaatcaaatgggtatcgacagctatgttctctttggttcgaatacgacctatgtttgaacaggaagcccccaagtgattatattgcgtacggctagattcgaatacgatcataagccggatcctccttcaagttatcatgtgatcttgcaatggaaacaacacgttcacctttggagttgaaaaaaggacagaggtcctgctttattgcttatcataatatatacatggctatagaaataggTACATTATGAGAGttggtggctcaagtgtaatagggccgaagctgagctatgttccacggccgacgggtctcctcctccgacttgcgtgaatctttgtgctcccgaatgtcaatgaggtaatatgacccgttgtgcaagttcttgctgaccacaaagggtccttcccaaggcggggatagcttgtgcgcatctgtttgatcttggatgagccggagcaccagatcaccttcctggaagacccgggacttaacccggcgactgtgataacggcgcaggtcttgttggtaaatcgcggatcgagccgctgccacatcacgctgctcgtccaacaagtcaggagcatcttggcgcgcctgttcattatccgcctcaacataagccgcctctcgaggcgagtcatgacggatgtcactggggaggactgcttccgctccataaatcatgaagaaaggcgtgtaacccgtagacctgttaggagtagtattgatgctccataacacggagggtaactcctccacccaacaacctggcgtccgttgcatagggaccaaaagccggggtttgatgcccttcagaatctcctgattagctctctcagcttgaccattggattgaggatgagccactaatgaaacatcaagtcgaatatgctctcgttgacaaaactcctccatggcacccttggatagattggtgccgttgttagttataatgctgtgtggaaagccaaagcgaaatatcacctttttcatgaactgaaccgccgtggctgcgtcacacttgctaacgggctctgcctcaacccactttgtgaacttgtcaactgccactaagaggtgggtcttcttatccttggaccttttaaaaggcccaaccatgtcaagtccccagaccgcaaatggccaagtgattggcatcatcctcagctcctgagccggcacatgagcccgtcgtgagaacctctggcaaccatcacatttactgaccaagtcctccgcatcagcatgagccgtcagccaataaaaaccatgacgaaaagcctgggacacaagggattttgagccggcatgatggccacaatccctttcgtgaatctcacgcaagatttcttgaccttcctcaggggagacacagcgctggaacgctcccgtaacactgcggcgatgcagctcaccattgataacaaccattgacttagaccgccgggttatttgtctgaccaaagtttcatcctcaggcaaatctcctcGGGTCATATAAGCTAGATaaggcactgtccagtccgggatgatgtggagagccgccaccaattgtgcctccgggttagggacagccaagtcttcctctgtaagcaacttaacagaagggttatgcaagacatccaggaaagtattaggcggcaccggtttttgctgagagcccagccggcttaaagcatcagccgcctcgttcttcctgcgatcgatgtgctctacttggtaaccctgaaagtgtccagcaatggcatcaacctcacggcgataagccgccatgagagggtctttggaatcccacttgcctgatacttgttgagccactaagtctgagtcgccgaagcaccttacccggctcaagctcatctccttagccatccgaagaccatggagcaaggcgtcgtactcagccgcattgttagtgcaaggaaacatcaaccgtagcacataatggaacttgtcacctttaggggaagccaatacaactccagcccccgagccctccaactgcctggacccatcgaagtgaatagtccagtatgtattatccggcttttcctcgggcacttgtagctctgtctaatcattgatgaaatccaccaaagcttgagatttaacagcagtgtgtggcacgtactttagaccatgaggcccaagctctatagcccacttagccactctccctgtagcctctctgttttggatgatatctccaaggggggcagaactaaccacaatgATAGGGTGACCTTgaaaatagtgcttaagcttccggcttgccatgaacacaccataaacaagcttctgccagtgtggataccattgtttggactcgatgagcacttcgctgacataataaatcggccgctgaaccggatgctccttaccctgttccttgcgctccaccacaaaagccacactgacggcccgtgtgttagcagctacatatagtaataaaggctccttgtcaaccggagcagcaaggacaggGGGCTCttccagctgtctcttcaaatcctcaaaagcagtattagcagcatcattccagacaaagttatcagttttcttcatcaactggtacaatggcatggccttctcacccaaacggcttataaaacggcttaaagcagtGATACGACCCGCCAGTCGCTGGAcatcgtttatacacgccggcttagccagacaGGTGATtaccttgatcttctctgggttagcttcaatgcctctgttagaaaccaagaaacccaagagcttgcctggaggaacaccaaaaacacacttggccgggttaagcatcatcttgtagacccggagattatcaaaggtttccctcagatcatctatcaaggtttccttctccctggacttaaccacaatatcatccacataggcatgaacattgcgcccaatctggttatgaagacagttctgcacgcaacgctgataagtcgcctgtgcacttttgagtccaaaaggcatagacacatagcagaaggctccaaagggggtgatgaacgccgtcttctcctggtccttaactgccattttaatctgatgatatcctgaataagcatccaagaaacttaagcgctcgcaacctgccgtagcatcaatgatttgatcaatacggggaagggcaaaaggatcagccggacatgctttgtttaagtccgtgtagtccacacacatccgccaggtgtcgttcttcttgagcacgagcaccgggttagctaaccactctgggtgaaagacttcaacaataaaccccgccgccaagagccgggacacctcttcaccaatggctttccgcctctcttcattaaaccgccgaaggaactgcctgaccggcttaaatttcggatcaacattgagagtgtgctcagcgagttctctaggtacacctggcatgtcagaaggtttccatgcaaaaatgtccctattctcacggatgaactcgatgagcgcactttcctattttggatccagattggcactgatgctaaactgttgagatgaatcacctggaacgaagtcaacaagtttagtctcatcagccgacttaaatttcattgccggctcatgctccgtagtcggcttttttagagaggtcatatctgttgggtcaacattgtctttgtaaaatttcaactcctctgttgcacaaacagattctgcataagctgcatcgccttcctcacactccaaggccaccttccggctgccgtgaaccgtaatggtcccattgtgacccggcatcttgagctatagatatacgtaacacggccgtgccatgaacttggagtaagccggccgccc is drawn from Aegilops tauschii subsp. strangulata cultivar AL8/78 chromosome 1, Aet v6.0, whole genome shotgun sequence and contains these coding sequences:
- the LOC141027805 gene encoding uncharacterized protein: MPPPAPVNAEALVAANNSTLDGILGAYNMSTSGVGTVGSSGPVSQERRDQLDCQAPAWSPVDSSENEAESADGSLPRHCRSLSADNLVGKFKFEPSGLEPSNSNSNMPPPSPGPGTASRLARSGSGSIGGVAALFAMEFANIKEFSEADKKVIMDSEHLAQILLTDPKRVRSHVVPISWLAGTERSLATKTNADVGKPLEIRHLLTGPSTRRRSAEGHPAADPIGVGSVVAATIISVQIRHPDGWGAATAAVHFRASAPPAYGASATAARQGIAAPAAAFGTHEKGCPCRLRWDLAATTRPGAFGVGPAATAALAGGSSGKGRRERRPAALGFGGPGVA